The genomic window CTCGAGGGGCTTGGGGAGGCACGCGGCCATGCCCGCCTCCAGGCACCGTTGCCGGGCGCCGGCCTCCGCGGTCATGGCCAGGATGGGCAGGCCCAGGCCCAGGGCCCCCAGGCGCCGCGCGGCCTCGAAGCCGTCCATGCCCGGCAGGTGGAGATCCATGAGCACGGCGTCGTACGGAGCCTCCCGGGCCCGGTCCAGGGCCGCCTCCCCGGTGCCGGCGGTGTCCACCTCCGCGCCGGCCTCCCGCAGGAGGGCCTCGGCCAGCTCGCGGTTCAGGGCGTTGTCCTCCACCAGCAGCACCCGCCGGCCGCGCAGGTCCGCGGACTCCGCGGGCGCGAGCTCCAGGGAGAAGGAGAAGGTGCTGCCGGCGCCGGGTTCCGAGGCCACGGCGAGGGTCCCGCCCATGAGCTCCACGAGGCGGCTGGCGATGGAAAGGCCGAGGCCGGTGCCCCCGTAGCGCCGGGCGATGCTCTCGTCGGCCTGGGCGTAGGGGGAGAAGAGCCGTTCCGCCTGGTCCGGGGCGATGCCGATCCCCGTGTCGGCCACGGAAAAGAGCAGCGGCCCCTGGCCGGCCTCCACCCGCACCGCGACGCTTCCCGCGGTCGTGAACTTGACGGCGTTGCCCACCAGGTTGGCCAGGACCTGGGTGAGGCGGTGCGCGTCGCCCACGACCGGGGGGAGCTCCACGGACGCCACCTCCAGGGCGAGGCCCTTTTCCAGGGCGGCCTGGGAGAAGAGGTCGCGGATGTCCGCCAGCACGTCCTGGACGCGGAAGGGCAGGGCCTCCAGGGAGACCTTCCCGGCCTCCATCTTCGAGAAGTCGAGGATCTCGTCCACCACGGCCATGAGGGAGCGGCCCGAGAGGTCGATCTTCCGCAGGCAGTCCTCGGCGCGGGGCGGCAGGGCCTCGGCCCGGGCCAGGCGGGTGAAGCCCAGCACCGCGTTCATGGGCGTGCGGATCTCGTGGCTCATGCGGGCCAGGAATTCGCTCCGGGCCTGGGCCTGGGCCTCCCGCGCCCGCAGTTCCCGTTCCCGCTCCTCCCGGTCGCGCAGTTCGGCCGCCAGGGTCTGCTGCAGGAGCTTGGCCGCGGCCAGGTTGCACAGGGAGGCCACGAACCGCAGGTCCAGCTCCGTGAAGGGGCCGCGGCCCCGGTTGGAGTCGAAGTAGAAGAGGCCCAGGGTCCGGCCGTCGAATTCCAGGGGCACGGCCATGGCCGAGGCCGTGCGGGACTCGGCCAGGAGCCCGTCCGGGACCGCGGGCTCGCGGAAGAGCCTGGCGGCGCGCCGGGAGATCGTGGCCTCCAGGGTGGAGGTGGGCAGCCCCAGCGGGCTGTCCGGGTCCTGGGCGCGCACCGCCACCGGCACCAGGGCGCCGTGCGCGTCCTTGAGGAGCACCGCCCCCCGGGAGGCGCCGAGGAAGGTGAAGAGGCGATCCAGCAGGTCCCCCAGGAGCCTCCCGGGCTCCAGATCCTTGAGCATCATGAGGCTCAGCTCGTGGAGGAGCTCCAGGGCCTCCCGCCAGTTGAGCAGGCCTTCCTGGGCGCCGGCCCAGAGCCGGACGTCCTCCAGGGCCAGGGAGGTCTCCTCGAGGGCCGCCGGGGCCGCGGGCTCGAGGCGGAGCTCGAGGGGTCCCAGGGTGATCCGGTCCCCGGGCGCGACGCGCACGGGGGCGTTGACGCGCGCGCCGTTGCGGAAGCTGCCGTGGCGGGACCCGAGGTCCTCCAGCCACACCCCGTCCTCCTTCCACGCGAACCGCGCGTGGCGCCGGCTGATGGCGGCGTCCTGGAGCAGGATGTCCACGCCCGGGGCCCGCCCCAGCACCAGCTCCGCGCGTTCCCTGCCCAGCAGGAAGGGCGGGTGGCCGGGAGCGTGGAGGGTGAAGCGGTTCATGCGAATATGATACGTGCACCCGGCAGGAGGGAGACGATCGCGTGGCTACCGACGGCAGGACCGCCCTTCTCATGGAGCGCCTCGCGGACCGCTACGCGTTCCGGACGCTGCTGGGGGAAGGCGGCGCCGGCACGGTCTACGAGGTGGAGAACCTTTCCCTGGGGCGGCTCGAGGCCCTGAAGATCCTCACGAACCCCTTCACCGGCTTCGACGTCCAGGAGCGCTTCGCGGTGGAGGCCCGCATCGCGGCCTCCCTGGAGCATCCCCACATCGTCGGGATCCACGCCTTCGGGCAGGACGGCGGTGTCCCGTGGTACTCCATGCAGCTGATCGACGGGCCCTCCCTCGCCGGCATCCTGGACGGGGGCCGCACGCTGGACGGGCCCATGGCGGCCCAGCTCGCGGTGCCCGTGCTGGAGGCCCTGGCCTTCAGCCACGCCCACGGCGTGATCCACCGGGACATCAAGCCGGCCAACATCCTCTTCGACGCCGCCGGCACGCCCTTCCTCGCGGACTTCGGCATCGCCAAGGCGGTGGAGAACCCCATGGACACCCGCACGGGCCACATGCTGGGCACCCCGGCCTTCGTCGCCCCCGAACAGGCCCTGGGCGAGGCGGTCGACGCCAGGGCGGACCTGTACTCCCTGGGCGTCACCCTGTACCGGGCCCTGGCGGGCCAGCTCCCCTTCCGCTCCGACCAGGTGCTGCAGACCCTCCTGCTGCGTCTGCAGGAGGAGGCGCCGCCCCTGGAGGCGCTCTGCCCGGGCCTCCATCCCGCCCTGGCCGCGGTGATCATGCGCAGCCTGGCCCGGGACCGGGACCGGCGGTGGGAGGGCGCCGCGGAGATGCGGGAGGCGTTCCTGGCCGCCTGCGCCGAGGCGGGCATGGCCTGGGACCGGCCCCTGGCGGTGGCGGGGGAGTTTTCCCTGCGGCGCCGCACCCTCGAGGAGGTGGCGCCCACCGCCGACATGCCCGGGCCCAAGGGCCGCCCCTGGTGGATCCTGGGCCTGGCGGCCCTGGGTGCCGGCGCGCTCCTGTTCGTGCTCCGCGGTCCCAGGCTGGCCGCGCGGGTGGAGCCGCCCCCGCCGGCCCCGGCCGCCGCGCCCGCCGCGGCCGCGCCCGCCCCGAAGCCCAGGCCCAGGCCCGCCCAGGCCGAGGTCCTGCCGAGGCGGCCGGTGACCTATCCGCGGCTCCTGGACGACGGCCTCGCGCCGGCGCCCGTGGGGGAATGCGCGGGGCTCAGCGTCGGCGCCTCCCTGGTGGTGGGCGAGGACGGCCGGGTCAAGAGCTGCAGGATCCTGTCGGCCGTGAAGCCCGGGTGCGCCGAGGCGGCGCGGGCGGTGGCCATGAAGTACCGGTTCAGCCCGGCCCTGGACGACCAGGGCAGGCCCGTCGAGGCGGCCGTCGCCGTCGCCGTCGATTTCCAGGAGGCACGATGAGAATCCTCTATGCAGCTGCCCTGATCCTTCTGGCCACGGCCTGCGGCAAGCCCCGCACGGTGCCCGCATCCGCCATCCAGGTGCAGGTGGAGTCCTACCCCGGCGGAACCGCCCTGTTCCTCGCGGGCAGGCCCATGGGCACCACCCCCCGCACCCTGACCGTGGACTCCCTGGACGCCCTGCTGGAGCTCACCGCCACCTCCGGCACGGAGCCGGTGGTGGAGAAGCGCATCCGGTTCCTGGCCCTGGACCGGGCCGAGGTGATGTTCGTCTTCGGCACGGGCAACTCGGCCATGGCCAAGGCCCTGGGCCTGGCGCGCATCCTCGTCTTCGACTACGGGGCGGGGGTCACGTTCGACCTGAACAAGTCCGACCTCCGGCCGGAGTTCCTTCCCCTTCTCGAGCGGCAGGCCTCGCTCCTGAAGGCGCACTTCGCCGGGGTGGACGTGCTCATCTGCGGCCACACCGACACCCTGGGCACCCCGGACTTCAACCTGGCCCTCTCCCTGGCCCGGGCCCGCTCCGTGGCCCAGGACCTGGAGGCCCGGGGCGTGGCCCGGGAGCACATGAAATCCCAGGGCTTCGGCAGCGCCTACCCCGTGGCCTCCAACGAGACCGACCCGGGCCGCGCCCGCAACCGCCGCACCGAACTGGTCCTTCCTCAGTAGTCCACCAGGAAGGCGTAGCCCCGGCCGTGGCGCGCCTTCACGGGGAGGGGCTCCCCGGGGCAGAGGCGCGCCACCTTGGTCCGAAGGCGGCTGACCATGGTCTCCAGGCGCCTCGCGGCGTAGATGTCGGGGTGCTGGTCCAGGGCCAGGAAGAGGTCCTCCCGTTCCACCACCTCGCCGGGGCGGTCCAGGAGCGGCGCCAGGAAGCGCAGCTCCAGGTCCGTGAGGTCCACCGCCGCGCCGCCGGGGGTATGGAGGCGCGACGCGTGGGGCTCCAGGCGCCAGGCCCGGGCCCCGCCCAGGCGCCGCTGGAGGCTGAAGATGGCCGCGGCCAGCTCCCGCAGGTCCACGGGCTTGGCGAAATAGAGGTCCGCGCCTCCGTCCAGGCCCCGGATGCGGTCCTCCAGGCCATGCCGGGCGGTGAGCATGATGATGCCGAGGCGGGGCCGGTCGCGGCGCAGGCGCTGGGCGATGGAGAAGCCGTCCTCCCCGGGCAGGCCCACGTCCAGGATGACGATCTGCGGATCCTGCTCCTCCAGGGCCGCGTCCAGGGCGCCGCCGTGCTCCACCCCCGAGGCCAGGATCCCGAAGGGCTCCAGGCCCCCGGCGAGGAAGTCCCGCATGGGCCGGGCGTCCTCGCAGACCAGGACCCGGACGCCGGCGGCGGGTGCGGGGGGCTCGGGAGGGGGTGCGGGCATGGGAGATTCCAGACTACCAGAAGGGCAAATGTATGAAAGTGTGAGGAAAATTCCGTCATCCGCCGGGGAGAATGTGGGAAGCAACACACTGCCTGGAGGCGAAACATGAAATTCCTTTCTCTTGCAACCGCCCTTGCCCTGGTCGCCGGCCCCTTGTCCGCCCAGGAGGGCCAGAAGTGGCTGGGCATGCAGGCCGGCTACGACTGGCAGGCCAACAGCGAACGCGGCGCCAAGGACAACCCGGCCTTCGGCCTCTCCTTCGGCCAGTGGTTCTCCTCCCGCTGGGGCGGGGAGCTCTCCGTGCTGGGGACGACCCTGAAGACCAAGACCGGGGGCCTGAGCGCCGACGAGTACCACGCCCACCTCTCCGGCCTGTTCAACCTCAACCCGGGCGCGGCCTGGGTCCCCTACCTGCGGGCCGGCGCCGGCTCGACCACGGTGGACAAGCCCTTCTCCTTCAGCGACGGCTACACCACCCGGCTCAGCTACCACGCCGGCGTGGGCGTCCAGGGCCACCTGGGCGAGAACCTCCTGCTGGGGCTGGAAGCCCGGGGCGTCCGCATCGAGACGCAGAAGTCCTACACCGAAGTGCTCGGCCTGGTGACCCTGGGCTTCCGCTGGGGCCAGGCCGCCAAGCCCGCGCCCGCCGCCGCCCCCGCTCCCGCCCCGGCTCCCGCACCCGAGCCCCCGCCGGCGCCCAAGGTGGAGCCGCCCCCCCCGCCGCCGCCTGCGCCCGTCGTCGCCCCGGCCCCCGAGCCCGTGGCGCCTCCCCCGCCGCCGCCCCCGCCGGCCAAGATCGTCCTGGACGAGGCCGTCCTGCACTTCGCCAACGGCAGGAACGACCTGCCCCCCGAGGGCGTCCAGGCGGTGCGCATGGTCGCCGAGAGCCTCAAGTCCTTCAAGGGCACGTACACCCTCGTGGTCAGCGGCCACACCAGCTCCGTGGGCAAGCCGGCCTTCAACAAGGCCCTGAGCCTGCGCCGGGCCGACGCGGTGGCCAAGGTCCTCACGGAGGGGGGCGTTCCCGCGGCCTCCATCCGCACCGAGGGCGCGGGCCCCGACCGGCCCATCGCCGACAACAAGACCAAGGCCGGCCAGGCCCGGAACCGCCGGGTGGAGATCGACGTGAAGGCCGACGGCCCGAACGTGGAGACCCGCAAGACCGAGACTTCCGTTTCGGGCGAATAGGCCCTACCATTCCCCGAACCCAAGGAGGAACCATGCGCTTGATGATCCTTTTCGCCGCCGCCGCACTCACCCTTTCCGCCCAGTCCCTGGACGACCTGAAGGCCGCCGCCAAGGCCAAGGCCGACCAGAAGGTGGAGGAGACCAAGGCCAAGGCCGACAAGAAGGCCGATGAGGGCAAGGCCAAGGCCGAAGCCAAGGTCGACGCCGGCAAGGCCAAGGCCGAGGCCAAGGTCGACGCGACCAAGGCCAAGGTGGACAAGAAGGCCGAAGGCGCCCCGGTGGGCGGCGACTATGCCAAGGCCGCCGCCGCCAAGGGCGAGGCCAAGGCCAAGGGCGCCACCGCCAAGGGCGAAGCCAAGGCCAAGGACACCGCCGCCAAGAGCCACGCCGGCACGAAGAAGGGCGCGGTCAAGGGCGAGGCCAAGGCCAAGGAGGCCGCCGAGAAGGTCACGAAATAAGGTTTGATTCCCCAGTCCTTGGGGCCGGGGTTTTCATCCCCTTCATTCAGTCCATCCCAGTTCCAGCAGGGCCAGCCGGGGTTGGACCGGCGCATCCGGAAAGGTGCGCGCCGGTCCTTCCGAGGCTGGCCCTGCTGGAACCGGGATGAACTGGATGAGCGGGATGGAAGGGATGATGGCCTTTGGCGTCGGGTCCGGCGCTCCTATTTCTTCTCCTGGGGCGCGGGCTTGGGCTCGGCCCGGGGGGCGGGGGCCGGGGCGGGGCGGGACTCCTGCCGGGGGGCCGGAGCGGGGTGCGACTCCTGCCTGGGGGCTTCACGCCGCTCCATCCGGGGAGCCTCCGGCCTGGGGGCTTCGCGCCGCTCCAGGCGGGGAGCCTCCTGCCTGGGGGCTTCGCGCCGCTCCGGGCTGGGAGCCTCCGGCCTGGGGGTTTCGCGCCGCTCCATGCGGGGAGCCTCCGGCCTGGGGGCTTCGCGCCGCTCCGGGCTGGGGGCCTCCGGCCTGGGCTGTTCCCTGATGGGCTCGCGCTTGTTGATCTCCGCGCGGGGAACTTCCGGGCGGGGCTGCTCCCTGACGGGTTCCCGCCTGTTGATCTCCGGGCGGGGGGTCTCGACGCGGGGCTGTTCCCTGACGGGCTCGCGCCGGTTGATCTCCGTGCGGGGAGTCTCCTGGCGGATGGGCTCCCGCCTGTTGATCTCGGTCCTGGGCTGATCCTCGCGCTCCACCCGGACCCGGTCGCCGGTTCCGGGGCGCACCACGGGCCTGGGGGCCTCGGGCCGGGGCCGTTCCATGCGGTTGAAGCCGCCCCGGTCCGCGGGCGCGGGGGGCCTGAGGATGGTGCGGCCGGTCTCGCGGGTGTAGACGGTGACGCGTTCCCGGGCCACGTTGGGCTGGCCCGCCACGCGCTGGAACCGGGCGGGGTCCCGGAGCTCCTGGCGATTCACGATGATCCGGCCCTGGAACCAGGGGCGGGCGCCCTGGGCGGGGGGCCGGTTGAACACGCCCACGACGGCGGGGTCGCGGTGGAACCAGGGACGCAGGTTGCGGTCGCCGACGTGGTGGACGTCCACCACGTTCCAGCAGCGCTGGCGGTCCCGCCACTGGACGGGGCGGTTGTGGAAGCCCAGGGGGGCCCACCCGAACCAGGTGCCGGTGCTGTGCCAGGCCACCCAGGCCGGGCTGTAGTAGACGCCGGGGATCCAGTACCAGCCCAGGCCCAGGCGCCAGCCCCAGCGGCCGTGGTGGCAGGTCACGTAGCCCCAGGGCTCGCTGCTCACCCAGGTCATGCCGCCGCCGAAGGCGCCCCAGTAGCCGTTGCTGTAGGGGCTCCAGTCCGCGTCCACGGCGGTGGGGGTCCAGCACCAGGATTCCGTGTCCTCCACGTAGACCCACTTCCCGTTGGCGTCCAGGTCGTCGGCGTAGTAGCGGATCTCGGGGGGCACGCGCGCGGCGCTCTCGCTGGGGCGGGGCCTCACGAGCGCCTCGGCCCACTGGTCGAACTCGCCCAGGGCGTAGGCGTTGAAGTCCGACACCCGGTCCAGCACGTCGTCGTTGCCGTAGACCGTCAGGCGCTGGCCGGCATAGATGCGGGCCTGGCCCTCGGCGTTGACCCAGGTGGCCTGGCCCCCGTGGACCAGGAAGGCCACCTTGTCGCCCCGGGGGTCCTTGGAGACCTGGAAGGTCGCCTCGGGGCGGGAGGCGCCCCGGCTCCCCAGGGACCCGCTGCCCGAGGGGGTGTCCACGCGGATGACGGCCTCGCTCTGGGCGCCGCGGCACACGCGCAGCTCGCCCCGCTCCAGCACCAGCAGGACCCGGCGCTCCTGGTCCTGCTCGGAGAACAGGGCCGCCACCCGGAACCGGGTCCCGGGACCGAAGGCCACCGCGCTGCCGTCGCCCAGTTGCAGGACGCCACGCCCGCGGCTTTCCACCACATCCCCCTCGGCCACGGGCACGCCCCGGGTGAGGGGCTCGTCCTCCTCGCCCTTGCGGACGGTGACCGCGCCTTCCACGAACTTGACCTGGG from Geothrix sp. 21YS21S-2 includes these protein-coding regions:
- a CDS encoding ATP-binding protein, with product MNRFTLHAPGHPPFLLGRERAELVLGRAPGVDILLQDAAISRRHARFAWKEDGVWLEDLGSRHGSFRNGARVNAPVRVAPGDRITLGPLELRLEPAAPAALEETSLALEDVRLWAGAQEGLLNWREALELLHELSLMMLKDLEPGRLLGDLLDRLFTFLGASRGAVLLKDAHGALVPVAVRAQDPDSPLGLPTSTLEATISRRAARLFREPAVPDGLLAESRTASAMAVPLEFDGRTLGLFYFDSNRGRGPFTELDLRFVASLCNLAAAKLLQQTLAAELRDREERERELRAREAQAQARSEFLARMSHEIRTPMNAVLGFTRLARAEALPPRAEDCLRKIDLSGRSLMAVVDEILDFSKMEAGKVSLEALPFRVQDVLADIRDLFSQAALEKGLALEVASVELPPVVGDAHRLTQVLANLVGNAVKFTTAGSVAVRVEAGQGPLLFSVADTGIGIAPDQAERLFSPYAQADESIARRYGGTGLGLSIASRLVELMGGTLAVASEPGAGSTFSFSLELAPAESADLRGRRVLLVEDNALNRELAEALLREAGAEVDTAGTGEAALDRAREAPYDAVLMDLHLPGMDGFEAARRLGALGLGLPILAMTAEAGARQRCLEAGMAACLPKPLEARNLLEALALRARPDPLEALSGVLDLPRALARAGGRRDLLANFMKGFLDEPILPAHLREAAARGDLAGARRLAHDLRGLAGNLGLDAAGAAAAYLEDLPDSAGPEWQEACARLEEALAPFLARGPQAFRRGAP
- a CDS encoding protein kinase, which produces MATDGRTALLMERLADRYAFRTLLGEGGAGTVYEVENLSLGRLEALKILTNPFTGFDVQERFAVEARIAASLEHPHIVGIHAFGQDGGVPWYSMQLIDGPSLAGILDGGRTLDGPMAAQLAVPVLEALAFSHAHGVIHRDIKPANILFDAAGTPFLADFGIAKAVENPMDTRTGHMLGTPAFVAPEQALGEAVDARADLYSLGVTLYRALAGQLPFRSDQVLQTLLLRLQEEAPPLEALCPGLHPALAAVIMRSLARDRDRRWEGAAEMREAFLAACAEAGMAWDRPLAVAGEFSLRRRTLEEVAPTADMPGPKGRPWWILGLAALGAGALLFVLRGPRLAARVEPPPPAPAAAPAAAAPAPKPRPRPAQAEVLPRRPVTYPRLLDDGLAPAPVGECAGLSVGASLVVGEDGRVKSCRILSAVKPGCAEAARAVAMKYRFSPALDDQGRPVEAAVAVAVDFQEAR
- a CDS encoding OmpA family protein; translation: MRILYAAALILLATACGKPRTVPASAIQVQVESYPGGTALFLAGRPMGTTPRTLTVDSLDALLELTATSGTEPVVEKRIRFLALDRAEVMFVFGTGNSAMAKALGLARILVFDYGAGVTFDLNKSDLRPEFLPLLERQASLLKAHFAGVDVLICGHTDTLGTPDFNLALSLARARSVAQDLEARGVAREHMKSQGFGSAYPVASNETDPGRARNRRTELVLPQ
- a CDS encoding response regulator transcription factor; amino-acid sequence: MPAPPPEPPAPAAGVRVLVCEDARPMRDFLAGGLEPFGILASGVEHGGALDAALEEQDPQIVILDVGLPGEDGFSIAQRLRRDRPRLGIIMLTARHGLEDRIRGLDGGADLYFAKPVDLRELAAAIFSLQRRLGGARAWRLEPHASRLHTPGGAAVDLTDLELRFLAPLLDRPGEVVEREDLFLALDQHPDIYAARRLETMVSRLRTKVARLCPGEPLPVKARHGRGYAFLVDY
- a CDS encoding OmpA family protein, with protein sequence MKFLSLATALALVAGPLSAQEGQKWLGMQAGYDWQANSERGAKDNPAFGLSFGQWFSSRWGGELSVLGTTLKTKTGGLSADEYHAHLSGLFNLNPGAAWVPYLRAGAGSTTVDKPFSFSDGYTTRLSYHAGVGVQGHLGENLLLGLEARGVRIETQKSYTEVLGLVTLGFRWGQAAKPAPAAAPAPAPAPAPEPPPAPKVEPPPPPPPAPVVAPAPEPVAPPPPPPPPAKIVLDEAVLHFANGRNDLPPEGVQAVRMVAESLKSFKGTYTLVVSGHTSSVGKPAFNKALSLRRADAVAKVLTEGGVPAASIRTEGAGPDRPIADNKTKAGQARNRRVEIDVKADGPNVETRKTETSVSGE
- a CDS encoding DUF6600 domain-containing protein; the encoded protein is MNRNRFAAALVPALLLSGVALLPRTAPQDPGDLVDELDQQDYEVGESPERYAQVKFVEGAVTVRKGEEDEPLTRGVPVAEGDVVESRGRGVLQLGDGSAVAFGPGTRFRVAALFSEQDQERRVLLVLERGELRVCRGAQSEAVIRVDTPSGSGSLGSRGASRPEATFQVSKDPRGDKVAFLVHGGQATWVNAEGQARIYAGQRLTVYGNDDVLDRVSDFNAYALGEFDQWAEALVRPRPSESAARVPPEIRYYADDLDANGKWVYVEDTESWCWTPTAVDADWSPYSNGYWGAFGGGMTWVSSEPWGYVTCHHGRWGWRLGLGWYWIPGVYYSPAWVAWHSTGTWFGWAPLGFHNRPVQWRDRQRCWNVVDVHHVGDRNLRPWFHRDPAVVGVFNRPPAQGARPWFQGRIIVNRQELRDPARFQRVAGQPNVARERVTVYTRETGRTILRPPAPADRGGFNRMERPRPEAPRPVVRPGTGDRVRVEREDQPRTEINRREPIRQETPRTEINRREPVREQPRVETPRPEINRREPVREQPRPEVPRAEINKREPIREQPRPEAPSPERREAPRPEAPRMERRETPRPEAPSPERREAPRQEAPRLERREAPRPEAPRMERREAPRQESHPAPAPRQESRPAPAPAPRAEPKPAPQEKK